One stretch of Pyrenophora tritici-repentis strain M4 chromosome 4, whole genome shotgun sequence DNA includes these proteins:
- a CDS encoding Retrotrans-gag domain containing protein: protein MSSSPYFDPLCETEPHTTRYTLTVFVPERPPPSWIPAFFTRKAVRYPKNSSMYRIPPSDRNKDLDCFEDWDLEEVPTSLLQRLEDMSTRMERLEAPSHELPQTPGHNTDATTDPTPTSETSNTSVPITPKPRHSLPHPPTFGGNKSQWRGWKLEMEGKIEEDAQAIGSLKAQLRYVYMRLDGAAKTNVTTYYEIQVKEESPNPFKLLDRLELLYGERNRKEKAIQNLYSIRQKDDETFISFYPRFEKEMANADAESWPEHTKISYLRNALSGRIKDRLVGTSGAETSTYARFAQKCVDLSNDMELFGQWTKTTRRYGSRTAENALTYEPPAKSNNATLTAVSPEDMMEWEPTQPTTTQVNAVGLRGKTNMNGYPSRRPEDRELIGKRAKWVNQEEIDARRQERRCLRCGRNNCRIATCPLAAALRPTHVSVKTAKSTVVTKAAVEEEDPEDSEAEQ from the exons ATGTCTTCAAGCCCATACTTCGATCCTCTCTGCGAAACCGAGCCCCACACAACCCGTTACACCCTAACCGTCTTCGTCCCCGAACGCCCTCCGCCAAGCTGGATCCCAGCGTTCTTCACGCGCAAGGCCGTTAGGTACCCCAAAAATAGCTCAATGTACAGGATACCTCCCTCGGATAGGAACAAGGATCTGGACTGCTTCGAAGACTGGGACCTTGAGGAAGTGCCTAct TCGCTACTACAGAGACTTGAAGACATGAGCACTAGGATGGAGAGGCTGGAAGCACCATCGCACGAGCTACCTCAAACACCTGGTCACAATACAGACGCCACCACTGATCCAACGCCAACCTCCGAGACTTCGAACACATCTGTGCCTATAACCCCAAAGCCGCGGCACAGCTTACCCCACCCGCCTACGTTTGGTGGAAACAAATCacaatggcgaggatggaagctagagatggagggcaagatcgaagaagacgcgcaAGCTATTGGAAGCCTAAAAGCTCAGCTACGCTACGTCTACATGCGTCTTGATGGGGCAGCGAAAACCAACGTTACAACATACTACGAGATACAAGTTAAAGAAGAATCGCCAAACCCTTTCAAGCTGCTTGACCGCCTTGAACTCCTCTACGGCGAACGAAATCGGAAGGAGAAAGCCATTCAGAACCTCTACTCTATACGCCAGAAGGACGACGAGACGTTTATTTCCTTCTATCCACggtttgagaaagagatggcCAACGCTGACGCAGAAAGCTGGCCTGAGCATACGAAGATATCCTACTTACGCAATGCATTAAGTGGTAGGATAAAGGATAGGCTTGTTGGTACATCAGGAGCAGAAACAAGCACATACGCAAGGTTCGCTCAGAAGTGTGTAGATCTTAGCAACGACATGGAGTTGTTCGGCCAATGGACGAAAACAACCCGCCGTTACGGTAGCCGAACTGCTGAAAATGCACTAACCTATGAACCACCAGCAAAATCAAATAATGCCACGCTCACAGCAGTTTCCCCTGAAGACATGATGGAATGGGAACCTACGCAGCCTACAACTACCCAAGTGAACGCTGTCGGCCTCCGCGGCAAGACCAACATGAATGGATATCCATCTAGGCGTCCCGAAGACCGAGAACTTATTGGAAAACGAGCAAAATGGGTCAACCAAGAGGAAATCGATGCTCGACGCCAGGAACGACGCTGCCTCCGATGCGGCCGCAACAATTGCCGAATAGCTACATGCCCGTTAGCAGCCGCTCTACGACCAACTCACGTTAGCGTCAAGACAGCAAAGAGTACTGTGGTCACCAAGGCAGctgtagaggaggaagatcCAGAAGACTCCGAAGCAGAGCAATAG